The following are from one region of the Synergistaceae bacterium DZ-S4 genome:
- a CDS encoding TIGR02757 family protein — MHSVIDGDGSLAVSRSIFEKIYADYNKRVYVSPDPLQFLYDYDDRRDREVAGLIASSLAYGRVAQILKSAGRVLGCLGPAPAEYLKIVSRQELESKLAGFVHRFTNSSDMVDFLCCIGSVLNTYGSVENLFVSHFKGDTWEAIRGFTGDFLSCGGSGTTFLMPDPSKGSACKRLALYLRWMVRNDEVDPGGWKMVDPSALLIPLDTHMFNICTTLGLCSRKAADGRSAIEITEAFKKVCPEDPVRYDFALTRFGIRSDMKLEDLFINWKTTCY; from the coding sequence ATGCACAGCGTCATTGATGGCGACGGATCCCTTGCAGTAAGCCGTTCGATATTCGAAAAGATATACGCCGATTACAATAAGCGGGTCTATGTTTCACCGGACCCGCTTCAGTTTTTGTATGATTATGACGATCGACGTGACAGGGAAGTTGCAGGCTTGATAGCCTCATCTCTTGCCTACGGAAGAGTCGCCCAGATACTTAAGAGCGCAGGCAGGGTACTTGGCTGCCTGGGGCCGGCTCCGGCCGAATACCTGAAAATCGTAAGCAGGCAAGAACTTGAAAGTAAGCTTGCCGGGTTTGTACACCGCTTTACCAATTCTTCGGATATGGTCGATTTTCTGTGCTGTATCGGGAGCGTACTTAATACGTACGGGTCTGTTGAAAATCTCTTCGTTTCGCATTTCAAAGGAGACACATGGGAGGCAATCAGAGGTTTTACAGGAGACTTCCTCAGCTGCGGAGGGAGTGGCACGACCTTCCTGATGCCCGACCCTTCGAAGGGCAGCGCGTGCAAAAGGCTCGCACTGTATCTCAGGTGGATGGTGCGTAATGATGAAGTTGATCCCGGAGGATGGAAAATGGTTGACCCTTCTGCACTGCTTATTCCTCTCGATACCCATATGTTCAACATATGCACAACACTGGGGCTTTGCAGCAGAAAAGCTGCGGACGGCCGTTCGGCAATAGAGATAACAGAGGCTTTCAAAAAGGTCTGCCCCGAAGATCCGGTCCGTTATGACTTTGCGCTTACCCGCTTTGGCATAAGGAGCGACATGAAACTGGAAGACCTTTTCATAAACTGGAAAACGACGTGCTATTGA